TGATGAAGGAGACATCGCTGCAGCCTGCCACTCGTGTCGGCGAAGGCAATGACGCAGCCGTGGTCGCCGTCGACCCGCTCGAGCACGCGGTTGCAGACAGCGTGAAGACGACTGCCAAGAGGAGGAATCGGTATCTCATGAGGCCGCCATGATTGCAGACAGAGTCGGAACCGCCCAAGCGATAGACTCCCTTCCATGTCCTTGTTTCTCGGCGCCCTCTTGATCTTTGGGCTGCGCCTGATCGATGTTTCCATCGGAGCCGTGCGTATCGTCATGGTGGTTCGAGGCGAGCGGTGGATCGCGGGCCTCCTGGGATTCTTCGAATCGCTGACATGGGCGATCGCCGCAGGACTCGTCTTTTCCAATCTCAACTCACCAGTGCGGTTGGTGGCCTTCGCTGCGGGGTTTGGAGCAGGAACCATCCTCGGTTCCACCATCGAGCGCAAGGTTGCTCTGGGCAAGAGCGTCATGCGTGTCATCACACCGTTCGAGACTCCGGAGGTTGCCCCTGCCCTCAGAGACGCAGGATACGGAGTGACGGTGGTGAACGCGGAAGGAAAGAAGGGCGATGTTCGCCTCGCATTCACCGTCATCCCTCGCAGGCGAGCCACGGAAGTACTCTCGATCGTTCGCTCGATCAACCCGGACGCGTTCGTCACCATCGAAGACATCTCCACGCCCAAGGTCCATGCCCGACGAGCGTCGAGAATCCGCAAGTAGGCCGGCCCCCCACCCCTGCCGTTGCCGACCTGACGGAGACCAAGATCTGATCCGTATCACGGTCCGGATGGTTCAGAACAACATCCTGATCGCTGCCGCGATGGCAGCGACCACCAACACCCATCGGATCCAGCCCGCGCCCTTCTTGATCGCCAGACGCGAAGCGACGAGCGCTCCGCCCATGTTGCCCACACCGAGAACCAGACCCACCCCGAGATCGACCTGCGAGGCCCTGGCGAACAGAAACAGGGTGACGGGGGTGTACACCAGGACCGCCACCACTTTCGCCGCGTTCCCGCGCACCAAGCCCAGCCCGCCGCCGAGAACCAGGCCGGCAAGCAGCAGGAAACCGACACCGGCCTGGACGAATCCCCCGTACAAACCGATCCCGAAGAAGGCGAGGCTTCGCCACGGCTCTTTCAGCTTCGGCTCGCCTTCGCGCATCCATCGTGACGGTCGCACGAGTACCGACAGCGCCACCAGAATGATCACCAGGCCGAAGATCCGCTTCATGACCTCGGCGGGAACCAACGTCGCCACCCACGCCCCGACGGCTGCCCCGCCGATGATCGGTCCGAGGAGCGCACCGACGAACCTCCAGGGCACTTTGCCGCCTCGGTGAAATGACGCCGCCCCGACGACATTCTGCATCAAGATGGCGACACGGTTCGTTCCGTTGGCCACGCTCGCCCCGACGACCTCGACGAGCACCGGCAGGGCGATGACCGACCCGCCTCCGGCAACCGTATTGATGAAACCGGCGACCAGTCCGGTGACGAGCAGCAGCAAAATGGTTGGCACGGACACCGCCAGGATGCTACTCCGGCCTCGGAGCACACCGACCAATGCACTGCACGCATGTCAACACCCGTGCATCGCCACTCGCGGCCTTCTCCGCCTCGGTGCACGGCCGCCTTCAAGCCGGCAGCGGGGAGCCTGCTACTGGGAATTGGGGCTCAGACCTTGTCTCGGCTTCGTCATGTTCCTCGCTCTGCTGTGGGGCCCCCTCCCGGCTTCGCCGTACTCCCCCCAACACTCGCTCCGCTCGCCGGGGGGAGAGACACCTCACTTCGCTCCCTGGGGGGAGAAACAGGCCGTCACGCGCGCCCAGCGGTATTGCACCGCTGCTGTATCACAGTACGAGATACGAAGTACGAAATACCCGGTACGGGTGCCAGGTACGACGAGCGAAGCGAGACGCCAATGTGAAGACGTACTAAGAATCTCCACAGAACCGGCTGAGAATCGGACCGTTCGGGGCCCGAAGCGCTCACATGTTCGTAGCCTTTACCCCCCTGGACGAAAAAGGGAAGCGATCATGAAACGTTTCATCTCCATCATCACCGTGGCACTCCTGCTGGTCGTCGCGAGCGGATGCACTCTTCCGGAATCAGCAGCGTCGACAACCTCCGCAACGGCGCAAGTCACAACAACCACCACCGCGACCGTGGGCCAGTATGGACTCTTCGACATCTCCCCGCTTGTCAAGAACGTTGAGGGAGGAGTCGTTGCCGTGACACAAGACCAGGTCTTGACCGACTTCTACGGCAACCCACAGGAGGTGCCTGTGGGAGCAGGCACCGGAGTGGTCATCGATGACCAAGGGCACATCCTGACGAACTTCCATGTCGTCAAAGGGGCTTCCAAGATCACCGTGACTTCCAGGGATGGGAAAGCTCGCCCTGCGAAGATCGTCTCGGAGGCGCCGCATCGGGATCTCGCCCTTCTGAAAGTCGAAGACACCACAGGGCTGACTCCACTCCCCCTGGGTGACTCCGACACCATCGAGGTCGGCGATCCGGCAATTGCGATCGGCAATGCGCTGGCGCTCAATGCTTCCGAACCGACCGTGTCCCTCGGCATCATCTCCGCGCTGCATCGTCAGATCCAGACGGCGCAAGGCCTCATCGAAGACGCCATTCAGACCGACGCTGCCATCAACCCGGGCAACTCCGGAGGGCCGCTCCTGAACGCGGCGGGAGAGGTCATCGGCATCAACACGGCCATCGCCGGCAATGCGCAGAGTGTCGGATTCGCAATACCCATCAACAGTGCCAAGCAAGCGCTCGATCGCTTCCAACGCGGGGTTGGAGAGCCGTACCTCGGTGTTCTCATCACCGACAATTCGCCGACGGCGGCAAAAGAGTTGCATATCTCTGTGCAAGACGGTGCACTGATCGCCCAGGTCGCCGCGGGCAGTCCGGCGGACCAAGCAGGGCTCCTCAAGTACGACGTGATCGTCAAGATTGGCGACACTCAAATCACCAACAAGCAGGATCTCGTCGCTGCGGTCAACCAGATGGACCCGGGAATGGAGGTTTCCATCGAGTACGTCCGTGGAAGTGAACACGGTACCGTCACGGTGACGATCGGTGAGCGGCCCAGCAAGAGATGAACCCTGCCTGGTGAGATCGTTCTCACTCAGGTTCGGATGTCGGGCCTCCCTCGGAAGGCTCGGCATCCGGCTCTTCTGGCCGCAGCCGCTGCAGTAGTCGCTCACGCATTCGATCATCCCCGAAGCAGGTCACACGGTCTCCCGCCTGAAGTACCGTTGAACCTTGAGCGACGAGCACTTCTCCCTCCCGAACGACCGACACGGCAAGGCACCCCTCGGGCCATGGAATCTCCTTGACCTGGCGTCCGACCGCCATCGATCCGGCAGGAATGATGAAGTCGAAAAAATGCGCCCCAACCCTGGTCCGCAGCCGGAGGTGTTCACGTTCGGCGGCCTGCCGGACGGCGGCCCCTCTCGCCCGGTGGTAGGCGTTGACCGCGTCCTCCCTTCGGAACATCCCTACGAGGTGTCGCGGGTCCTCGCTATCGACGACCGGGATCCGACCGACACCGAGCGCAGCCATCCGTTCGAGCGCCTCTGATACCGGCGTCTCAGGAGTCACAGTGACCGGCTTGGGAGTCATCGCCTCCCCGACA
This genomic stretch from Gammaproteobacteria bacterium harbors:
- a CDS encoding DUF2179 domain-containing protein, which codes for MSLFLGALLIFGLRLIDVSIGAVRIVMVVRGERWIAGLLGFFESLTWAIAAGLVFSNLNSPVRLVAFAAGFGAGTILGSTIERKVALGKSVMRVITPFETPEVAPALRDAGYGVTVVNAEGKKGDVRLAFTVIPRRRATEVLSIVRSINPDAFVTIEDISTPKVHARRASRIRK
- a CDS encoding TSUP family transporter, which encodes MSVPTILLLLVTGLVAGFINTVAGGGSVIALPVLVEVVGASVANGTNRVAILMQNVVGAASFHRGGKVPWRFVGALLGPIIGGAAVGAWVATLVPAEVMKRIFGLVIILVALSVLVRPSRWMREGEPKLKEPWRSLAFFGIGLYGGFVQAGVGFLLLAGLVLGGGLGLVRGNAAKVVAVLVYTPVTLFLFARASQVDLGVGLVLGVGNMGGALVASRLAIKKGAGWIRWVLVVAAIAAAIRMLF
- a CDS encoding PDZ domain-containing protein yields the protein MKRFISIITVALLLVVASGCTLPESAASTTSATAQVTTTTTATVGQYGLFDISPLVKNVEGGVVAVTQDQVLTDFYGNPQEVPVGAGTGVVIDDQGHILTNFHVVKGASKITVTSRDGKARPAKIVSEAPHRDLALLKVEDTTGLTPLPLGDSDTIEVGDPAIAIGNALALNASEPTVSLGIISALHRQIQTAQGLIEDAIQTDAAINPGNSGGPLLNAAGEVIGINTAIAGNAQSVGFAIPINSAKQALDRFQRGVGEPYLGVLITDNSPTAAKELHISVQDGALIAQVAAGSPADQAGLLKYDVIVKIGDTQITNKQDLVAAVNQMDPGMEVSIEYVRGSEHGTVTVTIGERPSKR